The Cervus canadensis isolate Bull #8, Minnesota chromosome 29, ASM1932006v1, whole genome shotgun sequence genome includes a window with the following:
- the LOC122430932 gene encoding olfactory receptor 145-like, producing the protein MAPGNGSFVTEFILLGLTSQPDLQLPLFFLFEGIYMVTVLGNLGLITLIALNSHLHTPMYFFLFNLSFIDLCYSSVFTPKMLINFISKKNIISYMGCMTQLYFFSFFIISECYVLTSMAYDRYVAICKPLLYNVVMSPKVCFSLMFGSYLMAFSGAMAHTGCMLRLTFCDANIINHYFCDILPLLELSCTSTYVNELEVFIVVGINIIVPSLTIFVSYGLILTNILHISSTEGRSKAFSTCSSHIIAVSLFFGSGAFMYLKPPSAVSMDEGKISSVFYTNMVPMMNPLIYSLRNKDVKLALRKTLSRRQF; encoded by the coding sequence ATGGCTCCTGGAAATGGCTCTTTTGTGACTGAATTCATTCTGTTGGGATTAACCAGCCAGCCAGATCTCCAACTCCCTCTATTCTTCCTGTTCGAAGGAATCTACATGGTCACTGTGCTGGGAAATTTGGGATTGATAACCCTAATTGCACTGAATTCACACCTACACActcccatgtactttttcctttttaacttgtCTTTCATAGATCTCTGTTATTCTTCTGTATTTACACCCAAAATGCTGATTAACTTCATATCAAAGAAGAATATTATTTCTTACATGGGGTGCATGACTCAGCTCTACTTTTTCAGCTTTTTTATCATTTCTGAATGCTACGTGCTGACAtcaatggcctatgaccgctatgtggccatctgtaagccacTTTTGTATAATGTTGTTATGTCCCCTAAAGTGTGCTTCAGCCTTATGTTTGGTTCATACTTGATGGCATTTTCTGGTGCCATGGCTCACACTGGATGCATGCTGAGACTGACCTTCTGTGATGCAAACATCATTAACCATTATTTCTGTGACATCCTTCCTCTGCTCGAGCTCTCCTGCACAAGTACCTATGTCAATGAGCTGGAAGTGTTCATTGTAGTGGGCATCAATATCATCGTGCCCAGTCTCACCATCTTTGTCTCTTATGGTCTCATCCTCACCAACATCCTCCACATCAGCTCCACAGAGGGCCGGTCCAAAGCCTTCAGCACCTGCAGTTCCCATATCATtgctgtttctctcttctttggatCAGGGGCATTTATGTATCTCAAACCACCTTCTGCTGTGTCTATGGATGAGGGAAAAATCTCTTCTGTCTTTTACACCAATATGGTTCCTATGATGAACCCATTAATCTACAGCTTGAGAAACAAAGATGTTAAACTTGCTCTGAGAAAAACCCT